In Rhineura floridana isolate rRhiFlo1 chromosome 4, rRhiFlo1.hap2, whole genome shotgun sequence, the sequence CACTATCTTATCCATATACTGAAGCTTATCATGTCTAGTTTGCCCCATGCATGCTACAGGCAGGAGTACAGTACCTTGGAGATCCTGGATTTCAATTTTCTACCTCCAACTAAATGTTGGAGCCACTACATTCCCCAACATAACTGGTGGCATTGCGcaccatgcaaaaaaaaaaaaaattttttttttaaataatccttAAAGTTGATCCCTCTGTCCCTGGAGATTTGGATTCATCTGGGAATGAAACCCAGGATCTtataaaagcctgctggatcaggccagtggccctagtcctgcattctcttctcacagtagccaatcagatgacatgggaagctcacaagcaggaccagagtgcaagagcactctccccacctgtggttttcagcaactggtactcagaagcataatgcctccaACTTTGGAGGCACAGCATTGTTGTccaggctagtagccattgatagcattgtcctccatgaatttctctaatactcttaaagacatccaagttcatagaatcatacaatagagttggaaggtgcctgttaaggccatcgagtccaaccccctgctcaatgcaggaatccaaattaaagcatccctgacaggtgcctgtccagctgtctcttgaaggcctccagagctggagagaccaccacctccctaggttattggttccactgtcataccgctctgacaggatgtttttcctcaatgttcagtcgaaatctggcttcctgtaacgtgAGGAAACCAAAAAGTATGTCccaacaaactgaaatttaaaAGAACAAGGAATTGGGAACGAAAAAATGAATTCACAACTGCCTCTGATAAGGATGTGGatgctttataaaaaaaattcaaaatatatgCACAACTATAGCTGATTGAGCAAGAATATATATATACCCAACATAAAATACAGTATCAAAACATGACCAAATGTGTTTTGACAAAGTTGAACTATCAGGTGTGATAGTtgtgtatatgtttttaatttttaatttttttttataaagcaccACATCCTTATCAGAGGCAGTTGTGAATtcatttcctgtaacttgagcccattatcccgtgtcttgcactctgggatgatagaaaagagatcctggacctcctctgtgtggcaacctttaaaGTATttgaagttggtggccatcactgcctctcgtgggagcaaattccatagtttaactttctGCAGTgttgaagtactttcttttgtctgtcctgaattttccagtatTCAGCTTAATTTGATGTCGacaagttctggtgttatgagagggagacaAGCTTTtctgtccactttttccatgccatgcataattttatacacttttatcatgttacCTCtggcttgccttttttctaaattaaaaagccccaaatgctgcaaccttccatcacgggagtcgctccatccccttgatcattctggttgcccttctctgaaccttttccagctctacaatatcctttttgaggtgaggcaaccagaactgcacacagtgttccaaatgcgaCAGTATTCCAAATATCTTGTGGGCAAAGTGAAAATCGTAAGACCATCAAGTGGCCAAATGCAGAAGGATctaatgaccagagcttggaagtaactagtcacaagtaacgaattactcgTAATTCAtgacttttttgagtaacgagtgggtaattcctttacattttgactgtaatagaactaggagtaattttactacttttgtggagtaactgtaacgtttccagaattacttttgggcattacttggggggtggcaggggaaatcttctgctcctctgatttgtggatgaaaatcatgtgcctcaaactgggtttctgtgcagtgtcgctcttccctcatgctctgtgggtgggtaggaggcgacgagggagaaggcggagagtgagacggggtggagtggagaaaacaattatttaaaaaaatgaatagtggtggtgaagaatggagtggagggggaaaggatccggaggtcaagaacatggataaaggaggggaaggaggcagcagcagaatggagagaaagaactgtggaggtgaaagatgacatgcgtgcgtgcgtgcatgcgagagagaatgaatactgtgttcgcacttggtacacaaagtggcctccaccaccctctctgggtgtgtctcagggggaaatgtttgcttgagtgagtgtcccttagttggtggcagggcagggtctgggaggtggttaagtgagagagattatgctggctggctgagtggggggggttgcacttggtttgatgtgcaaagatctgagtagtggcctcagcctccctccccaccacccttaccagtggagagaccaccactgctatcttatggataaaaagaattattctactacctctgtatgtgtgcgtttacttttaatgttgttttaggctacttagatgtgcagcagccaaggcagcacctcataggcattttttaagtaactaaaatgtaattgtagtgattactttggaggaaaagtaaagtcatcagttactttcagagcaattgtaattgtaacggtaattactactttttgggccatgtaactgtaactgtaatttattactttttaaaagtaatcttccaagctctgctaatgacACACTAAAGCCAAGAACTCCATTTTACAGGAAGGGGCCCGATACAGAATGTGCATGCTTGCTCTGTAGCCATCTCATCAGTGGGTACAAAGCTGAAAGGTGACCAAGCACACCACCACCTCACTGCCAAATAGCCAGTGGAAAGAGGTACCTTATGAAAACAAGAGACTGTGGTCACTCCACACAAAAGACTATAAGCTTTGCTACATACCTTGTGAACAACAGAAAGACCAGCCCTTGTGCAGAACTGACACGAAAactgaagggtttttttatttcACCAAGCAATAACAGCAGTTGATCTAAGGATCATATTAGATCATAGGAGAGAGAAGTATGAGTCAAGAATAAAACAAGCAATGCAAACATACGACTTGACCAGAACACAAGTCAGGAGGAGGaacagggaaggagagagagacaaagaaaatGTTGCTAGTCCTGACCAGGTTTCTTCATACTTACAATACTGAAGCACTAGCCCACAAGGTCCCTAAAAGCATCAGGTTATCAGCAAgtcagtttaaaaagaaaaaaaaagaaatggtgtCACTAAAGGCACAACTTGGAACAATCTTTCTGGAGTATAGAATATTTACAGTCTGGGTATTCTAAACAGCTTAAATTGGAACAGGGTTAAGATCACCCTCTTCTAATAAATTTAAATTATGGGAAACTGAAAATTCTATATCCCAATGTAATAATGCTATACACTAAACAACCAGACAAACATCTAAAAGGAAATGGAGAAGTTGCACTAGTAGTGCAGGGATGTAGAAGGAGCACTTATTGTATGGATCCTTCTGCCTCCAAGACATCCACGATGTGTGCAGCTGCAGGACGTTTCCGTGGATCCTCAATAGTGCAGAGAGAAAATAGCTCAATGACCTTTTGATAGGAGGGATCCAGCTCTTGCATGTTGAGTGGTGGCCGAGTCCCAAGGGCTGCATAGTAGGCATCCTCATCAAAAGCATCTTCATCGAAAGAAGCCTCTGGAGAGCATGATAAATGGATCAGTGGAAGCCAGTCACAAGATGGAATAAAGACCCTCACCACACATTTAATCGTTATGCTGCGTCCCGAAGAAAAGTGGTATCAAGGAAGGAGGGGACAGAATTAGAATGCTCTAGGACAGGGGCACCAAATTCAAATTTCATTTGAAAAAACTCAAGAGGGCTACTTTGCCAAAAAGCATTTCTCTTACAGTTTGgaaatgtaaaaacaaacaaaaaacacaaatgagTTGAAATTGTATTACGTCTGTCAAGTATTTGGCTTCAAAATAATGCTCACAGTCGCCAGGTCACAGCCTGTCCCCCAAGACCATACAAAGCTTGGTTCAATGGAAAGCCATCTCCAAGGGGGAGTTGCTGCTCAGCTGGACAAAAAGGAACCACACACACCTTCTAACTCTGACTCCTCCTCTTCTCTGGGGAGGTTAAGATGAGGTATGGAAAGAGTCATCATCTCCCAGAGCGTAAGCCCAAACGTGAAGATGTCAGCCTTGTCGGTGATGATGCCATCTTCCTCAAGAGCTTCTTTGGGGTTCCAGGGTTCAGTGCCAACATAATCAGCTTCTGAGTCACTCACTGCACAAAAACAGATCATCCAAATCGGATACAAAGAGCCATACTCCTGACCTGCTACACATCTCCCAGTTCCCAAGAGTGATTTTAGGTTTTAGTGATGTAGTTTGAAACTGTTgtgacccatcctgggacctgtgGGTGAAGGGcagtctaataataataataaataataataataataaattaataatgcaGAAAGATAGAGAGATCAAGGGACAGAAAAGCAGAGGGGGAGCCTGAGGACTCTGTGAAGAGGACCCTGTGAAGGAAATTCAGCCACTGAGACGACAGCCATAGGATATAAAAGGACGCTGCACCTACCCATCATATTCTCATCCAAAGGCAGCGAAACACCCACATCACAGATCTTTATTGACTCAAAGTCACCTTTGATGACAACATTGGAAGACTTGATGTCACCAtgaagcaatttcttgtcattgTGTAGATACTGAAAGTCAAAGATCAGAGTGAGGGCCTAGTTACTACCAAAAGGAATCAGAACGAAAAGGCTGTTTCAGAACAGGTGTGGGCTTTAATGCAATGTCTTTTGGGGAAATGCTCCCTATTTATTAACTCCATTTCtagcccgcctttcttttcatgaaacccaaggcggcttccatctggttcccaggcggtctcccgtccaggcactgaccagacctgaccctgcttagcttcagcagggagctggtcttATGTGTCTGTTTGACCCCAATAGCCAGGCACTGTTAGGAACAGAATATAGAGATTCGAGCCCACTTGCTTTTAGGAATCCTGCCTGCCCTGGCTCCCACCAACAAACTCAGACGCAGGATCTTTGGCTGATTATTGCCAAGGGCTCTAATCCACAGGTTAGCACACAATCTGAGCATAGGTCAAGATACAGCTCGCAAAATCTAGCATCACTACAaggcacagctttgcagacaTTGTTGCAACACTTGACGTTCCCCAAGTCCTCTTAATAAAAGATGGGGCAAGCATAGCTACTTTCACAAGGGTTTTCTCTCTATTTGGGACTAGGCAAGCAAGTGGGTACTCCTATGGGTAGGCTGGCTCAGGTTGTTTGCTCCTGCACCACTGATGGCACGTGGGGATGTCTCTGCTAGATCTCCCTCCAACTCTGCCTCTGGCATGCCCTCCTAAACTGGATAAGCCACCGTGGGCAGTGCACTCAGTGGGGCCAGCAACTGAACCTCAAAACCTACGATGGTTTCTGCCTTGGGGCATGGCTGTCAGCAGGCATAATACTGGGCTCCTCCTCAGCATCCTCATCCACTGGGCCTATCCCCTGCATCCCAACCATCCTCCTCCTCAGAACAGTCCTGCCAAGAGTTTGCCGTAGGACTCATGTCACTGCCCTATATTT encodes:
- the PBK gene encoding lymphokine-activated killer T-cell-originated protein kinase; the protein is MAAETAFKTPSKSSGGNSSGQGSSSPSIAIPPSPFMQKLGYGTGVNVYLMKRSPKGISHSPWAVKKINPKCDSSQRSTYQNRLNEEAKVLKTLQHPNIVGYRAFAEAKDGSMCLAMEYGGEKSLNDLIEERNSKHQGPFSAATILKVALHMARGLKYLHNDKKLLHGDIKSSNVVIKGDFESIKICDVGVSLPLDENMMVSDSEADYVGTEPWNPKEALEEDGIITDKADIFTFGLTLWEMMTLSIPHLNLPREEEESELEEASFDEDAFDEDAYYAALGTRPPLNMQELDPSYQKVIELFSLCTIEDPRKRPAAAHIVDVLEAEGSIQ